Proteins from a genomic interval of Cupriavidus sp. WKF15:
- a CDS encoding AMP nucleosidase — MASMNAPIFSSAHPADQLAEFSDADAALARIREIYNASVAAVRARFDAFASGKPLPSAAHACYPYLGISVNIETMVTDSRPSWGTVAYPGVYGTTVTRPDLLADYYRDQIERLMRYHRVPVVVGLSRRPIPLPFVIEASTTDISYTQARELEVSFVLPELSRIDDSIANGTFEPVPGEAWPLSLFPAERVDLALQRLYHYTGTAPQHFQRFVLFTNYQRYVDEFIALGRSLMASSDGGGYARFVEPGDVVQELGAAEPDDAARPRALPQMPAYHLVRDDKLGVTLVNIGVGPSNAKTMTDHLAVLRPHCWMMVGHCGGLRRSQQLGDYVLAHAYVRDDHVLDHDLPPWVPVPPIAEIQVALQEAVARVTGLSGGEMKTRMRTGTVVSTDDRNWELKSKALYARFNQSRAIAIDMESATVAANGFRLRVPYGTLLCVSDKPLHGELKLRGMANAFYRQRVSQHMTIGLEAVRILRENGVEQLHSRKLRSFDEPAFR, encoded by the coding sequence ATGGCTTCCATGAACGCCCCGATCTTCTCCTCTGCCCACCCGGCCGATCAGTTGGCCGAATTTTCCGACGCCGATGCGGCGCTGGCACGGATTCGCGAGATCTACAACGCTTCGGTCGCCGCCGTGCGCGCGCGCTTCGACGCGTTCGCCAGCGGCAAGCCGCTGCCGTCGGCGGCCCACGCGTGCTACCCGTACCTGGGCATCTCCGTGAATATCGAGACCATGGTGACCGACAGCCGGCCGTCATGGGGCACGGTGGCCTATCCGGGTGTCTATGGCACCACGGTGACGCGCCCGGACCTGCTTGCCGATTACTATCGCGACCAGATCGAGCGGCTGATGCGCTACCACCGCGTGCCCGTGGTGGTGGGCCTGAGCCGGCGGCCGATCCCGTTGCCGTTCGTGATCGAGGCTTCCACGACCGACATCAGCTACACCCAGGCGCGCGAACTCGAAGTGTCCTTCGTGCTGCCGGAACTGAGCCGCATCGACGATTCCATTGCCAACGGCACGTTCGAGCCGGTGCCGGGCGAAGCGTGGCCGCTGTCGCTGTTCCCGGCCGAGCGCGTGGACCTGGCCTTGCAGCGCCTGTACCACTACACCGGCACCGCGCCACAGCATTTCCAGCGCTTTGTGCTGTTCACCAACTACCAGCGCTACGTGGACGAATTCATCGCGCTCGGCCGCTCGCTGATGGCCAGCAGCGACGGCGGCGGCTATGCGCGCTTCGTCGAACCTGGCGACGTGGTGCAGGAGCTTGGCGCCGCCGAGCCCGACGACGCCGCCCGCCCGCGCGCATTGCCGCAGATGCCGGCCTATCATCTGGTGCGGGACGACAAGCTGGGCGTGACGCTGGTCAACATCGGCGTGGGCCCGTCCAATGCCAAGACCATGACCGACCACCTGGCCGTGCTGCGTCCGCACTGCTGGATGATGGTGGGCCATTGCGGCGGCCTGCGGCGCTCGCAGCAGCTTGGCGACTATGTGCTCGCCCACGCCTATGTGCGTGACGACCACGTGCTGGACCACGACTTGCCGCCGTGGGTGCCGGTGCCGCCGATCGCGGAGATCCAGGTGGCGCTGCAGGAGGCGGTGGCGCGCGTGACCGGCCTGTCCGGCGGCGAGATGAAGACGCGCATGCGCACGGGCACGGTGGTGTCGACCGATGATCGCAACTGGGAGCTGAAGTCCAAGGCGCTATATGCGCGCTTCAACCAGTCGCGCGCGATTGCCATCGACATGGAAAGCGCGACCGTGGCAGCCAACGGCTTCCGCCTGCGCGTGCCCTATGGCACCTTGCTGTGCGTCTCGGACAAGCCCCTGCACGGCGAGCTGAAGCTGCGCGGCATGGCCAATGCGTTCTATCGCCAGCGAGTCAGCCAGCATATGACCATCGGGCTGGAGGCGGTTCGCATCCTGCGCGAGAACGGCGTCGAGCAATTGCATTCGCGCAAGCTGCGGAGCTTCGACGAGCCGGCATTCCGTTGA
- a CDS encoding GNAT family N-acetyltransferase, producing MEIRNLLPGEVEAARQLLIANGWNNRVGSAERFARLVANSQHVVVAVDKGEIIGFARALCDDVSDGFLSMVVVAPSHRRQGIGRALVRQVMGNDPDITWVLRAARSSEAAFFGQLGFTPSMVAMERRRP from the coding sequence ATGGAAATCCGTAATCTGTTGCCTGGAGAGGTCGAAGCCGCCAGGCAGCTACTGATCGCCAACGGCTGGAACAACCGCGTAGGCAGCGCCGAGCGCTTCGCCCGCCTTGTCGCCAATTCGCAGCACGTGGTCGTGGCCGTCGACAAGGGCGAAATCATCGGCTTCGCGCGCGCGCTTTGCGATGATGTGTCCGATGGCTTCCTGTCCATGGTGGTGGTCGCGCCCAGTCATCGCCGCCAGGGCATCGGGCGGGCGCTGGTACGCCAGGTCATGGGCAACGACCCCGACATCACGTGGGTATTGCGCGCGGCGCGCTCGTCCGAAGCCGCATTCTTCGGCCAGCTTGGCTTCACGCCATCGATGGTGGCCATGGAGCGCCGCCGGCCCTGA
- a CDS encoding NADPH-dependent F420 reductase: MPTTETDVDPGRRRLLGAAATAMLALSVPNLGACAQGGGAGGGQPVRIGVIGSGRIGGTIGGLWVKSGHPVLFSSRHPESLKTLVDELGPLARAGTVADALAFSDVLFLATPYKALPELGQENPGAWRGKIVLDATNAFAQRDGAIADEAQRNGIGITTSKYLAGARVVRAFNFMGATNFAREHHREGERIAVPIAGDDPAALRVAQQLVRDAGFEPVVVGPLASADKFAPGGPLFRQIGSVEEMRRKMEAQ, encoded by the coding sequence ATGCCGACCACCGAAACTGATGTCGATCCCGGCCGCCGTCGCCTGCTTGGCGCCGCTGCCACCGCCATGCTCGCCCTGTCCGTGCCGAACCTCGGCGCGTGCGCGCAGGGCGGCGGTGCCGGCGGCGGGCAGCCGGTGCGGATCGGCGTGATCGGCTCGGGGCGGATCGGCGGGACGATCGGGGGCTTGTGGGTGAAATCGGGCCATCCGGTGTTGTTCTCCTCGCGGCATCCCGAGTCGCTGAAGACGCTGGTCGACGAACTGGGTCCGCTGGCGCGCGCGGGCACGGTGGCCGACGCCCTGGCATTCTCGGACGTGCTGTTCCTGGCCACGCCTTACAAGGCGCTGCCGGAACTTGGCCAGGAGAACCCCGGCGCCTGGCGGGGCAAAATCGTGCTGGATGCGACCAATGCCTTCGCCCAGCGGGACGGCGCCATTGCCGACGAGGCACAGCGCAACGGCATCGGCATCACCACGAGCAAATACCTGGCGGGTGCGCGCGTGGTGCGCGCGTTCAATTTCATGGGCGCGACCAACTTCGCCAGGGAACACCATCGCGAAGGCGAACGCATCGCCGTGCCGATTGCCGGCGATGACCCGGCCGCGTTGCGCGTGGCGCAGCAGCTCGTGCGCGATGCGGGGTTTGAACCGGTGGTGGTGGGGCCGTTGGCCAGCGCGGACAAGTTCGCGCCCGGCGGGCCGCTGTTCCGTCAGATCGGCAGCGTGGAGGAAATGCGCAGGAAGATGGAGGCGCAGTAG
- a CDS encoding TonB-dependent receptor, with the protein MPASWPAAAQQDNNVAAADQVHNLREVTVVAPTPLPGFTIERQAFAGNAQTATDGDLERVKAPSLPAFLAETMTGVVVNDAQGNPFAQDILYRGYRLSPTLGSAQGLSLYLDGVRQNAALGDVIHWAAIPEAALSTITLVPGSNPLYGLNTLGGAIALQTKSGETHPGVEADLSVGSYGRARLDVSAGKALGDGWHAYMAGTGWREDGWRDRSDSDLGNLFFKLGRSTSGTQWNVSVLGSNSRLTGNGLAPDSLYAADRRAIYTAPDVTRSRSLQVALNGAHQFNAQDQLQLTLYLRQTRTRANSGDISDAYLDTVLDCQGQGQGGSAQCEAGDAPANAVLNSATVRETSYGASMQWSHDGDTHRFALGAALDLNRSHYTQTTQQASFDDARNAVADAGAPVVTRAALDGRDSTVGLFATDTIRLLEGTFLTLAARWNQGRRHTLLSLPTQSDEGFTYSRLNPSLGLTHRLLDRLVVFGSASQGTRMPTAIELGCADPANACQLPTGLQADPFLRQVVTRTLEFGGRWQPADATEVSLALYRSDNRDDILFQRSPFSPLGFFSNFPKTRNQGVELGLRQRLGRLTLRAGYSYTQATYQAQGALHTPFAAPVMVRPGTRMAGIPLHSFRLGADWRATATLSVGGDLLVSSSRPVAGNEDGALSAQNPGLSDTGGYLLLNLRASWQFSPRWQVYGRIDNVFDRRYATYGQAGYNLFPGGTLLQPGAAVPVERFVAPGAPRLFLVGVRYEWDGR; encoded by the coding sequence ATGCCTGCGTCATGGCCTGCGGCAGCGCAGCAAGACAACAACGTAGCGGCGGCCGACCAGGTCCACAACCTGCGTGAAGTCACCGTCGTGGCGCCTACCCCGCTGCCGGGCTTCACCATTGAGCGCCAGGCCTTTGCCGGCAATGCGCAAACCGCGACAGACGGCGACCTGGAACGCGTGAAGGCACCCAGCCTGCCAGCCTTCCTGGCAGAGACCATGACCGGCGTGGTCGTCAACGACGCACAGGGCAATCCGTTCGCCCAGGACATTCTCTATCGCGGCTACCGGCTTTCCCCCACGCTCGGGTCAGCGCAGGGACTGTCGCTGTACCTGGACGGCGTGCGTCAGAACGCGGCGCTGGGCGACGTGATCCACTGGGCCGCCATCCCCGAGGCCGCGCTCAGCACCATTACGCTGGTGCCGGGCAGCAATCCGCTCTATGGGCTCAATACGCTGGGCGGCGCGATCGCGCTGCAGACCAAGTCCGGCGAGACCCACCCCGGGGTGGAAGCCGACCTGAGCGTCGGCAGCTACGGTCGTGCGCGGCTCGATGTCAGCGCCGGCAAGGCGCTCGGTGACGGCTGGCATGCCTATATGGCAGGCACCGGATGGCGCGAGGACGGCTGGCGCGACCGTTCCGACAGCGACCTGGGCAACCTTTTCTTCAAGCTGGGCCGCTCCACCAGCGGCACACAGTGGAACGTGAGCGTGCTGGGCAGCAACAGCAGGCTGACCGGCAATGGCCTGGCGCCGGACAGCCTCTATGCCGCCGACCGCCGCGCCATCTACACCGCGCCTGACGTGACGCGGTCGCGGTCGCTGCAAGTGGCACTCAATGGCGCGCACCAGTTCAACGCGCAGGACCAGCTGCAGCTGACGCTCTACCTGCGCCAGACCCGCACCCGCGCCAACAGCGGCGACATCAGCGACGCCTACCTCGACACCGTACTCGACTGCCAGGGCCAGGGCCAGGGCGGCAGCGCGCAATGCGAGGCCGGCGATGCGCCGGCCAATGCCGTGCTCAACAGCGCCACGGTGCGAGAGACCAGCTATGGCGCATCGATGCAATGGTCGCATGACGGCGACACGCACCGCTTCGCGCTGGGTGCGGCGCTCGACCTGAACCGGTCGCACTACACGCAGACCACGCAGCAAGCGAGCTTTGACGATGCACGCAATGCCGTGGCCGATGCCGGCGCGCCGGTAGTCACCCGGGCCGCGCTGGACGGGCGCGACAGCACTGTCGGACTGTTCGCCACCGACACCATCCGCTTGCTCGAAGGGACCTTCCTGACGTTGGCGGCTCGCTGGAACCAGGGCCGCCGCCATACGCTGCTCAGTCTGCCCACGCAATCGGATGAAGGCTTCACGTACTCGCGGCTCAATCCGTCCCTTGGACTGACGCATCGGCTGCTGGACCGGCTCGTGGTGTTCGGCTCGGCTTCTCAGGGAACGCGCATGCCGACGGCCATCGAACTCGGTTGCGCCGATCCCGCCAACGCCTGCCAGTTGCCCACCGGCCTGCAGGCGGACCCGTTTCTGCGGCAGGTGGTCACGCGCACGCTGGAGTTCGGCGGCCGCTGGCAGCCGGCCGATGCCACCGAGGTGTCGCTGGCGCTGTACCGTAGCGATAATCGCGACGACATCCTGTTCCAGCGCTCCCCGTTCAGCCCGCTGGGCTTTTTCTCCAATTTCCCCAAGACCCGCAACCAGGGGGTGGAGCTGGGCCTGCGCCAGCGCCTCGGACGCCTTACCCTGCGCGCGGGCTACAGCTATACACAGGCCACCTACCAGGCACAGGGCGCACTGCATACACCGTTCGCCGCGCCCGTGATGGTGCGGCCCGGCACCCGCATGGCGGGCATCCCACTGCATAGCTTCAGGCTCGGCGCCGACTGGCGCGCCACGGCAACGCTGAGCGTGGGCGGCGACCTGCTGGTGTCATCGTCGCGGCCTGTCGCCGGCAACGAGGACGGTGCGCTGAGTGCGCAGAACCCGGGCCTGTCCGATACTGGCGGGTACCTGCTGCTGAACCTGCGCGCGAGCTGGCAGTTCTCGCCACGCTGGCAGGTCTACGGCCGCATCGACAATGTGTTCGACCGGCGCTACGCCACCTATGGCCAGGCCGGCTACAACCTGTTCCCGGGTGGAACGCTGCTGCAGCCTGGCGCCGCGGTTCCGGTGGAGCGCTTTGTCGCGCCCGGCGCGCCGCGCCTGTTCCTGGTTGGCGTTCGCTACGAGTGGGACGGACGCTGA